One Mya arenaria isolate MELC-2E11 chromosome 7, ASM2691426v1 genomic window carries:
- the LOC128240727 gene encoding uncharacterized protein LOC128240727 translates to MTMKQSLGQVAFLLSYLMVYVISLDDAQREGFVEYPTSVSNILSLMANYGLQKKNAMNREKANQYLVATMLTADELDEARHWKMDKLLLLENGRLKLYLNEKVTDPIKTEKKGEQRHGEISFIYFEVTDSVDELKKRLPIKSNKRIPGDPYLILYSYYIPCACIPTCNFNCAEELGKFARLHSKDMFTIVGYSAVYKRTDNKNAEVFMKEGGISMFQDLTEKNERFDAVNVITNTNGKPMNGTFQELLQQCLIGDPVSSCIPVETRERIVTAFINYIMLPWFNASMYFGKLSRMSKKDLLKSLETKLTHSIRKVSCDKMRRTPKKCRFLIKDCVESALDQTHSLAYPTFGAIRHDKPIEDTVYWRNAEALSRGFYFVNDFVEVPDCDNKLHSITSLCISEAETNCENGYNTLPDRTGREFNNEEQNRLRGASGGASRLSGLVRNIQSGMRRIRICLRRCFCL, encoded by the exons ATGACCATGAAGCAATCACTCGGACAAGTGGCATTTTTACTATCGTATTTGATGGTGTACGTCATATCTTTAGACG ACGCACAACGGGAAGGCTTTGTCGAGTATCCAACGTCCGTATCAAACATTTTGTCTCTTATGGCGAATTATGGATTGCAAAAAAAGAATGCTATGAATAGAGAAAAAGCAAATCAGTATCTTGTTGCTACAATGTTAACCGCTGACGAACTAGATGAGGCTAGACATTGGAAAATGGATAAATTACTATTATTGGAAAATGGTAGGctcaaattatatttgaatgaaaaagtAACTGACCCAATCAAAACGGAAAAGAAAGGCGAGCAAAGGCATggtgaaatatcatttatttattttgaagttaCAGACTCTGTGGACGAACTAAAAAAAAGACTTCCTATTAAAAGCAACAAACGCATACCCGGAGACCCTTATCTGATTCTCTACTCGTATTACATACCATGTGCGTGCATTCCTACCTGTAATTTTAACTGTGCAGAAGAGCTTGGTAAATTCGCTCGTCTTCATAGCAAAGACATGTTTACAATCGTCGGATATTCGGCCGTCTATAAACGTACGGACAATAAGAATGCTGAAGTCTTTATGAAGGAAGGTGGCATATCAATGTTCCAAGATCTAACTGAAAAGAACGAGCGTTTCGATGCAGTCAATGTTATTACAAATACGAATGGCAAACCAATGAATGGGACGTTTCAAGAACTTCTCCAACAATGTCTCATTGGAGATCCTGTGTCAAGCTGCATACCAGTCGAAACGAGAGAGCGCATTGTGACagcttttataaattatatcatgCTTCCTTGGTTTAATGCCTCTATGTACTTCGGTAAATTGAGCAGAATGTCTAAAAAAGATTTGCTAAAATCTTTGGAAACAAAATTAACGCATTCTATAAGGAAGGTTTCGTGTGACAAAATGCGCCGTACTCCAAAGAAATGCAGATTCTTGATAAAAGACTGTGTCGAATCAGCACTAGATCAAACTCATAGCCTTGCCTACCCGACATTTGGCGCTATACGCCATGACAAGCCCATAGAAGATACTGTTTATTGGCGCAACGCCGAAGCCTTAAGCCGCggcttttattttgtcaatgactTTGTTGAAGTTCCAGACTGTGATAACAAGCTTCATTCAATTACAAGTCTTTGTATAAGTGAAGCAGAAACGAATTGCGAGAACGGTTATAATACATTACCAGATAGGACTGGCCGTGAGTTTAATAATGAAGAACAAAATAGGCTTAGAGGGGCATCAGGAGGTGCGAGCAGGCTCAGCGGACTAGTTAGAAACATCCAAAGTGGAATGAGGCGAATAAGGATATGTTTGCGTCGATGCTTTTGTCTCTAA